A window of Ranitomeya variabilis isolate aRanVar5 chromosome 2, aRanVar5.hap1, whole genome shotgun sequence contains these coding sequences:
- the FAM110C gene encoding protein FAM110C, with protein MPTEVMSAVRMQPMAQLQHHSPVLPIRLLTRGPEYLRRQIETGTPARGTLSAVERLAADKAKYVKSQKVTGSSASESSSASSSRGSSKSQQEADSTPGSHPGAPVRRGSSKRLLRPDSLVIYRQKNRGEAEEARSGLVRRLFLGGAKEKALVTLAPSSAECRNEPRPRTGLHRSQSDISSRYSRSFSDFDTFFKYCGLEPEVVEELGKERFIAAPEDVLDPTGGHRLRSASVATSDSGFSRRSGGSTGALQEDEPLSGHLPGGNSNTSVIERNARIIKWLYSCKKAKETRGASPDLP; from the coding sequence ATGCCTACTGAGGTGATGAGCGCGGTGAGGATGCAGCCCATGGCGCAGCTGCAGCACCACAGCCCGGTGCTGCCCATACGGCTGCTCACCCGGGGCCCCGAGTACCTGCGCCGGCAGATAGAGACCGGCACCCCAGCCCGGGGCACCCTGAGCGCGGTGGAGAGGCTGGCGGCAGATAAGGCCAAGTACGTGAAGAGCCAGAAGGTGACGGGCAGCTCGGCGTCAGAGAGCAGCAGCGCCAGCAGCTCTAGGGGCAGCAGCAAGAGCCAGCAGGAGGCGGACAGCACCCCCGGCTCCCACCCCGGGGCCCCGGTCAGGAGAGGCAGCAGCAAGAGGCTGTTACGGCCGGACTCCCTGGTCATCTACCGGCAGAAGAACCGCGGAGAGGCGGAGGAGGCGCGGAGCGGGCTGGTCAGGAGGCTCTTCCTGGGCGGCGCCAAGGAGAAAGCCCTGGTCACTCTGGCGCCCTCTAGTGCGGAGTGTCGAAACGAGCCGCGCCCCAGGACTGGGCTGCACCGATCCCAGTCCGACATCAGCTCCCGATACTCCCGCTCTTTCTCCGATTTTGACACGTTTTTCAAGTACTGCGGCCTGGAGCCCGAGGTGGTGGAGGAGCTGGGCAAGGAGCGCTTCATCGCGGCCCCGGAGGACGTGCTGGACCCCACGGGTGGGCACCGGCTGCGCAGTGCCAGTGTGGCCACCTCGGACAGCGGCTTCAGCAGGAGGAGCGGGGGCAGCACCGGGGCTCTGCAGGAGGACGAGCCGCTCAGCGGGCACCTCCCGGGCGGCAACAGCAACACGTCCGTCATCGAGCGCAATGCCCGCATCATCAAGTGGCTGTACAGCTGCAAGAAGGCCAAGGAGACCCGGGGGGCATCGCCCGACTTACCCTGA